AGCTCTGGGCCTCATAGTGGAAAAAAATGGCTGACCACCAACATCCGCAGTTGCACGACTGACCGCCACAGTAACGGTAGATTTCAGAAATCTACCACTGCTAGTACTACTGTCACTCACTCACATGATCCGATCCCAAAGCAACCACATGGCCGGAGGGAGGCACCCTGCCGGCCACGCCACGCACCCCACAAAACGCCCACGAACTCCTCGCCGAGCCGCCCCGGCAACTCCCTCGCACCGCACGCGGCCCCGCCCGTCCCGACGACTCCCCTGTTCCCTCCCTCGCGCCTCCGCCTCCGGGCGACGCCACCGTCCGGCCACCACAAGCTCCACCGGAAAAACTCCTTTGTTTTTCCAACCCCTTTTCGGTTTTCCACGCGTCCTCCCTTTTCGCGCCccgcccggcctcctccccttCGAGCCAGTTTAAAAGCCACCCGCCCACGCACCAGACCTCACAAGTCACGCTCACCCGGCTGCCACCCTCCCCGTCGCCACACAGAGCACGGCACACACGCACCCCTCAGCTCACGCTGTCGCACCTCTCAGCTCGCCACAACATGCAGATCCTCCGGCTCCTGGCGGCGCGGCGCAGTGCCGCGTCGGCCGTGGCTACGTCCGAGCCCCGGGACGGCGAGGGGGAGGACGAGGGGCCATTCTTCGACCTCGACTTCGCCTCCTGCTCCCTCCGCGACTCCTCCTTCAGCTCCAGCTCGGGCGCGCTCTCGGGCTCCGACTCAGACTCCGACGAGGAGCTCGACTTCGTCATCTCGCTCCAGCGGAGCCGCTCCGCCTCCTCGCCGCTCAAGTTCTGCGCCTCGGAGCCGCCGTCCAAGGCGAAGAACGCCGGCCGCAAGCGCGGCATCGGCAGCCTGCGCACGCTCAGCTTCGGCGCCAGGAAGGCCGCGCCGCTCTACGGCGTCGGCCGCCGCAGCTTCGCCCGGAGCAGCTCCGCCAGCGCGCGGTCGCTGCGGCTCTTCATGGCAACGCCCCAccccgaggaggacgagcacgagcGCGCGTCGGAGCCCAGCAGCAGGCGCGCGCCGTCCCGGGACGTGATCAGGAGGTACCTGGCCAAGATCTCGCGGCGGCTCCGCACGGCCGCGAGTCCCCGTGCCGAGGCCAGAGGACTCCGTCGCCTGCGCAAGTGCCGGTCCGCGTCCTCGGCTGTGGCCAGCTCCGCGCCGCGCCGCGACGACGACTCGGCTGTCGAGAAGCAGGACGGCATCGCCGGCGCCATCGCGCACTGCAAGGAGTCCATCCACCGGGCTTCCATGTCCGACTGCGACTCGCCGCTGCTACGGTCTCGGAGCGACCCGGGGAAATGCGAGGCCGCATAGCTCGTCCAAGCTATAGCTCATGGCCACCGTCCCCATCGCCGAGCGTGGAAGCTTCTCTCCGAACTTCATTCGGTGAAGAAGAAACAGAGCATAAAAGTGGCAAGAAGGAAATCTTTGTGTGTTGTTTATGTGTGTTGTGTGTGCTTCACGTCCTAGAGTTTTTAGTTGAAGGATTTTGGTTAGGTGTAAGCGTGGGAAAAGAGCTCTTTTT
This DNA window, taken from Triticum aestivum cultivar Chinese Spring chromosome 1D, IWGSC CS RefSeq v2.1, whole genome shotgun sequence, encodes the following:
- the LOC123177963 gene encoding probable membrane-associated kinase regulator 2 translates to MQILRLLAARRSAASAVATSEPRDGEGEDEGPFFDLDFASCSLRDSSFSSSSGALSGSDSDSDEELDFVISLQRSRSASSPLKFCASEPPSKAKNAGRKRGIGSLRTLSFGARKAAPLYGVGRRSFARSSSASARSLRLFMATPHPEEDEHERASEPSSRRAPSRDVIRRYLAKISRRLRTAASPRAEARGLRRLRKCRSASSAVASSAPRRDDDSAVEKQDGIAGAIAHCKESIHRASMSDCDSPLLRSRSDPGKCEAA